In the Chroococcidiopsis sp. SAG 2025 genome, one interval contains:
- a CDS encoding alpha/beta hydrolase, with the protein MSTFVLVHGSWHDGSTWNAVIKHLETKGHLAFAPTIAGHGKGANKNVNHAQCTQSIVDYIVGKDLTDIVLLGHSFGGTVIAKVAEAIGDRIQRLIFFNAFVLNDGESLRDNVPPDSQALFDKLAEESDDNTTMMPFEIWREAFLNDADLDLAKFSYAQLSSEPYQPWIDKLDLKQFYSLPIPKSYLYCTEDNSLPQGEQWGWHPKMSSRLGLFRFVQMPGSHEVMFSNPGGLAEKVIAAGRD; encoded by the coding sequence ATGTCAACTTTTGTCTTGGTTCACGGTTCGTGGCACGATGGTTCTACTTGGAACGCAGTCATCAAACATCTAGAAACTAAAGGACATCTGGCTTTTGCTCCCACAATCGCCGGACATGGTAAAGGCGCGAACAAAAACGTCAACCATGCTCAATGTACGCAATCGATAGTAGATTACATCGTTGGCAAAGACTTAACCGATATCGTCCTCTTAGGACATAGTTTCGGCGGTACAGTTATTGCTAAAGTTGCCGAAGCAATTGGCGATCGCATTCAACGGCTGATTTTTTTCAATGCCTTTGTCCTTAACGATGGGGAAAGCCTCAGAGATAATGTCCCACCCGATTCCCAAGCGTTATTTGACAAACTAGCTGAAGAATCGGACGATAATACGACGATGATGCCGTTTGAGATTTGGCGAGAAGCGTTTCTCAACGATGCTGACCTCGACCTAGCTAAATTCAGTTACGCGCAATTATCGTCTGAGCCGTATCAACCGTGGATTGACAAGTTGGACTTGAAGCAATTTTACTCGCTGCCAATTCCCAAAAGTTACCTCTACTGTACGGAAGACAACTCCCTCCCTCAAGGTGAGCAGTGGGGCTGGCATCCCAAAATGTCTAGCCGCTTGGGGTTATTCCGGTTCGTACAAATGCCAGGGAGTCATGAGGTGATGTTTTCTAATCCTGGCGGCTTAGCAGAAAAAGTTATCGCAGCAGGGCGCGACTAG
- a CDS encoding IS4 family transposase codes for MEQAIAKTKVCEQRKRSLPAQLVICLVIAMSLWSRDSMRDVLKNLIDGLSEAWVKVGKYWRVFCKSAITQARQRLSPRVMSQLFHQLVRPMASTDTKGAFLNGLRIVVIDRTCFDLPDSDENARVFGRPSSRPGTQAAFPKLRLVILVEAGTHLIFDALMCPYRIGERVRALRLLRSVSSGMLLMWDRGLHSYAMVQATVTTGSDYLGRIPANVKFLCEEPLADGSYLSWIYPPAKFRSKACQPIQVRVIEYTIGNTDNPEEQLRYRLITSLLELEKFPAQLLAIEYHQRWEVENTIDELKVHLSGRKTHIRSQKPREVVQEVYGWLLGHWAVRLLMFQAAKSAGITPLRLSFTGTLRVIRRAIPKFQRLQSQELPFF; via the coding sequence ATCGAGCAAGCGATCGCTAAAACTAAAGTTTGTGAACAACGTAAACGCTCGTTACCAGCACAATTGGTAATTTGTTTGGTAATTGCGATGAGTCTGTGGTCACGAGATTCGATGAGAGATGTGCTGAAAAACTTAATTGATGGGCTGAGCGAAGCATGGGTGAAAGTGGGGAAATACTGGCGAGTTTTTTGTAAATCAGCAATAACGCAAGCCCGACAACGATTAAGTCCAAGGGTGATGAGTCAATTGTTCCATCAACTGGTGCGACCAATGGCTAGCACCGATACCAAAGGAGCATTTCTCAATGGATTGCGAATTGTGGTAATTGATCGGACTTGCTTCGATCTGCCAGACAGCGATGAAAATGCGAGAGTTTTTGGTCGTCCGAGCAGCCGTCCTGGCACACAAGCCGCATTTCCCAAACTGCGATTAGTCATTTTGGTAGAAGCAGGAACACATTTAATCTTTGATGCATTGATGTGTCCATATCGAATAGGAGAACGAGTGCGGGCATTAAGATTATTACGCTCCGTGAGTTCAGGGATGTTGTTGATGTGGGACAGAGGGTTACATTCTTATGCAATGGTGCAAGCAACTGTCACAACTGGTAGCGATTATTTAGGAAGAATTCCCGCAAATGTCAAGTTTTTGTGCGAAGAACCACTGGCGGATGGTTCTTATCTGAGTTGGATTTATCCACCTGCTAAATTCCGCTCAAAAGCTTGCCAGCCCATACAAGTCCGAGTGATTGAATACACAATTGGTAATACCGACAACCCAGAGGAACAACTAAGATATCGCTTAATTACCAGCTTATTGGAATTGGAGAAATTTCCGGCTCAACTACTGGCGATTGAATATCATCAACGCTGGGAAGTAGAAAATACTATTGATGAACTCAAAGTACATTTATCAGGACGAAAAACTCATATTCGCTCTCAAAAACCGCGTGAAGTTGTGCAGGAAGTTTACGGGTGGTTGTTAGGACACTGGGCTGTGCGGTTATTGATGTTTCAAGCTGCAAAGAGCGCGGGTATCACTCCTTTGCGTCTGAGTTTCACTGGGACATTGCGAGTTATTCGTCGTGCTATCCCGAAATTTCAACGCTTGCAATCACAAGAACTCCCCTTTTTTTAA
- a CDS encoding zinc-dependent alcohol dehydrogenase family protein: MECMKAAVLTTFGGAESFEIQTVPKPMPKPNQVLVRVCATSINPVDYQTRRGDYKDLVRLPAIIGVDISGVIETVGESVTDFEVGSEVYYSPQIFGESGSYAQYHVADAGIVALKPSNLSHIEAACFPLAGGTAWDCLVTRGNLQVGESVLIHAGAGGVGSLAIQLARAMGAYVFTTCSSKNLDFVKKLGADRAIDYKNEDYAEVICQETDGLGVDLVLDTIGEQTIQRSPEIIRPFGRLVSIVDTETPQSLIEAWGKNLTIHFVFTPQYPIRFI, encoded by the coding sequence ATGGAATGTATGAAAGCAGCCGTACTGACGACATTTGGTGGTGCTGAGAGTTTTGAGATTCAAACTGTGCCCAAGCCAATGCCAAAACCTAATCAGGTTCTAGTAAGGGTGTGTGCGACATCGATCAATCCAGTTGATTATCAGACTCGCCGTGGTGACTATAAAGACTTGGTTCGATTACCAGCAATTATCGGAGTTGACATTTCAGGAGTGATTGAGACAGTTGGAGAGTCAGTGACAGACTTTGAGGTAGGAAGCGAAGTTTATTACTCGCCGCAGATTTTTGGAGAATCTGGCAGCTATGCTCAATATCATGTTGCTGATGCAGGGATTGTTGCGCTTAAGCCTTCTAACTTGTCGCACATTGAAGCAGCGTGTTTTCCGCTTGCAGGAGGGACGGCTTGGGATTGCCTAGTAACGAGAGGCAATCTTCAAGTTGGGGAATCGGTTCTAATTCATGCGGGTGCTGGTGGCGTTGGCTCTCTTGCGATTCAACTTGCAAGAGCGATGGGAGCCTACGTTTTTACAACATGCAGTTCTAAAAATCTCGATTTTGTGAAAAAACTTGGCGCAGATCGAGCCATTGATTACAAAAACGAAGATTACGCGGAAGTTATTTGTCAGGAAACAGACGGGCTAGGTGTTGATTTAGTTTTGGATACGATCGGTGAACAAACAATCCAGCGTAGCCCAGAAATTATTCGCCCATTCGGCAGGCTTGTGAGTATTGTAGACACTGAAACGCCGCAGTCACTCATCGAAGCATGGGGCAAGAATCTGACTATCCATTTTGTTTTCACGCCACAGTACCCAATACGGTTCATTTAA
- a CDS encoding SDR family oxidoreductase, whose amino-acid sequence MILQDKVALVTGGASGIGRATALAKLNEVIAFGEAGAKVVFSDIRSVEGEETADLIRETGAECLFVRSDVSSEVDVQALVQKVIATYGKLDCAFNNAGIDLVVAPLHEQSIEDFDKIVSINARGLFLCMKYEIQQMLTQGAGAIVNNSSTNGLVALPGISPYVASKHAVMGLTRSAALDYAKQGIRINAVNPGPIATDLMARSADQMGITFDDLGSMVPMGRIGQATEIAQAVVFLCSDAASYITGQPLAIDGGYTAS is encoded by the coding sequence ATGATACTGCAAGATAAAGTAGCGTTAGTCACTGGAGGCGCATCGGGAATTGGTCGAGCAACAGCGTTAGCGAAGCTTAACGAAGTTATCGCGTTCGGGGAAGCTGGTGCAAAAGTTGTCTTCTCTGACATACGCAGTGTAGAAGGTGAAGAAACGGCTGATTTGATTCGCGAGACTGGAGCGGAATGCTTGTTCGTGCGATCGGATGTATCGAGTGAGGTGGATGTGCAAGCCTTGGTACAGAAGGTGATCGCCACCTACGGCAAACTGGATTGTGCCTTCAACAATGCTGGAATCGATCTTGTTGTTGCACCGTTGCATGAACAATCGATCGAGGATTTTGACAAGATCGTGTCGATCAATGCACGAGGGCTATTTCTCTGTATGAAATACGAAATTCAGCAGATGCTGACCCAAGGCGCAGGCGCGATCGTGAACAATTCATCAACGAATGGTCTCGTTGCGCTTCCGGGGATCTCTCCCTATGTTGCCAGCAAACATGCAGTGATGGGGCTGACGCGCTCGGCTGCCCTCGATTATGCCAAACAGGGCATTCGGATCAATGCTGTCAATCCGGGTCCGATTGCGACTGACCTCATGGCTCGTAGTGCTGACCAGATGGGCATCACGTTCGATGATCTTGGGTCGATGGTTCCAATGGGTCGGATCGGTCAGGCAACGGAAATTGCTCAAGCGGTTGTGTTTCTCTGCTCTGATGCTGCCAGCTATATTACGGGACAACCTTTAGCGATTGATGGCGGATATACAGCGAGTTAA
- a CDS encoding condensation domain-containing protein, with translation MYDQVQPAHFALTAQIQGEFSNEQLKRALMQVQQRHPLLRVRIALDETEQPWFVEEVANIPLRVLQRQSEQHWQREVETEISTPFNWKQAPLIRAVLLHSPEISELIVVYHHSIADGTSGAYLIQDILQAIAVPSTILQPLPMPLSLEELMLGKADAALPDYPVALQFQTLSLQKLLPVLAC, from the coding sequence TTGTACGACCAAGTTCAACCAGCACATTTTGCCCTGACAGCACAGATTCAAGGAGAATTTAGTAACGAGCAACTCAAGCGTGCTTTGATGCAAGTGCAACAGCGCCATCCATTGCTAAGAGTACGCATCGCATTGGATGAAACCGAACAACCCTGGTTTGTCGAAGAAGTAGCTAATATCCCACTGCGAGTTTTACAGCGACAGTCCGAGCAACACTGGCAACGAGAAGTTGAGACAGAAATTTCTACACCTTTTAACTGGAAGCAAGCACCTTTGATACGTGCAGTCTTGCTACACTCCCCAGAGATTTCAGAATTAATCGTCGTTTACCACCACTCGATTGCTGATGGAACTTCTGGTGCCTATCTCATCCAAGATATTTTGCAAGCGATCGCCGTCCCTAGTACTATCCTCCAGCCTCTACCAATGCCCCTTTCTTTAGAGGAATTGATGCTGGGTAAAGCCGATGCCGCTCTTCCAGACTACCCAGTGGCGCTGCAATTTCAGACTTTAAGCCTCCAGAAACTTCTTCCCGTTCTCGCTTGCTAG
- the ilvD gene encoding dihydroxy-acid dehydratase, which produces MSDNLRSQVVTQGVQRSPNRAMLRAVGFGDADFSKPIVGISNSYSTITPCNMGINDLTKRAEAGVRNSGGMPQMFGTITISDGISMGTEGMKYSLVSREVIADSIETVCNGQSMDGVLAIGGCDKNMPGAMIAMARMNIPAIFVYGGTIKPGHYNGKDLTVVSVFEAVGQYSAGKIDETELIEVERLACPGAGSCGGMYTANTMSSAFEAMGMSLPYSSTMAAEDAEKAESTEKSAFVLVEAIRNQLLPRQILTRQAFENAIATIMAVGGSTNAVLHLLAIAHAIGVELTLDDFETIRARVPVLCDLKPSGRYVATDLHKVGGIPLVMKMLLVHGLLHGDALTITGQTIAEVLADVPETPPANQDVIRPWENPLYAEGHLAILKGNLATEGSVAKITGVKLPKISGPARVFESEEACLAAILAKQIQAGDVIVVRYEGPKGGPGMREMLAPTSAIIGAGLGDSVGLITDGRFSGGTYGMVVGHVAPEAAVGGAIALVQEGDTITIDARSRALHLHVSDEELAQRRASWKPRPPRYTTGVLAKYAKLVSSSSLGAVTDLDLG; this is translated from the coding sequence ATGTCGGACAACCTCAGAAGTCAAGTCGTTACCCAAGGCGTACAGCGATCGCCTAACCGTGCTATGTTACGGGCTGTCGGTTTTGGCGATGCAGATTTTAGCAAACCCATCGTTGGTATTTCCAACAGTTACAGCACGATTACCCCTTGTAACATGGGGATTAACGATCTTACCAAACGTGCCGAAGCAGGAGTGCGTAACTCTGGGGGAATGCCGCAAATGTTCGGTACAATTACCATCAGCGATGGTATTTCGATGGGAACGGAAGGGATGAAATATTCCCTCGTATCGCGGGAAGTGATTGCCGATTCAATTGAAACTGTCTGTAACGGACAGAGTATGGATGGAGTCTTAGCGATCGGCGGCTGTGATAAGAACATGCCAGGGGCGATGATTGCTATGGCGCGGATGAATATCCCAGCAATATTTGTCTATGGTGGAACAATTAAACCAGGGCACTACAATGGCAAAGATCTAACAGTCGTCAGTGTGTTTGAAGCCGTGGGACAATACAGTGCTGGCAAAATTGACGAAACAGAATTAATCGAAGTCGAACGCCTTGCTTGTCCTGGGGCTGGTTCCTGTGGTGGAATGTACACGGCAAATACAATGTCTTCTGCGTTTGAAGCAATGGGGATGAGCTTGCCCTATTCTTCCACAATGGCAGCGGAGGATGCAGAAAAAGCCGAAAGTACGGAAAAATCAGCTTTTGTCTTAGTTGAAGCGATTCGCAATCAACTTTTACCCCGTCAAATTCTGACTCGTCAGGCGTTTGAAAATGCGATCGCGACGATCATGGCTGTGGGTGGTTCGACTAATGCTGTTTTACACCTACTGGCGATCGCCCATGCAATTGGAGTAGAACTCACTCTAGATGACTTTGAAACCATCCGCGCCCGCGTTCCAGTACTATGCGATCTCAAGCCGAGTGGTAGATATGTTGCAACAGACTTGCACAAAGTCGGCGGAATTCCCCTAGTGATGAAAATGTTGCTCGTACATGGTTTATTGCATGGCGATGCGCTGACAATTACAGGACAAACTATCGCCGAAGTTTTAGCCGATGTCCCCGAGACTCCACCTGCAAACCAAGATGTGATTCGTCCTTGGGAAAATCCCCTTTATGCTGAAGGACACTTAGCTATTTTGAAGGGAAATTTGGCTACAGAAGGTTCGGTGGCAAAAATTACAGGGGTGAAGCTACCAAAAATTTCGGGTCCAGCGCGGGTATTTGAATCCGAGGAAGCTTGTCTAGCCGCAATTTTGGCAAAACAGATCCAAGCAGGTGATGTCATCGTCGTGCGCTACGAAGGACCCAAAGGAGGTCCAGGAATGCGAGAAATGCTAGCCCCTACTTCGGCAATTATCGGCGCTGGCTTGGGAGACTCGGTAGGATTAATCACGGATGGGCGCTTTTCTGGTGGAACATACGGTATGGTCGTCGGTCACGTCGCCCCAGAAGCCGCTGTAGGAGGCGCGATCGCCCTGGTACAAGAAGGGGATACTATCACCATTGATGCCCGTTCGCGCGCCTTACACCTGCACGTATCGGATGAGGAATTAGCGCAACGTCGCGCTAGCTGGAAACCTCGCCCACCACGGTATACTACAGGCGTGTTAGCAAAGTATGCCAAGTTAGTATCCTCTAGCAGTCTCGGTGCGGTGACGGATTTGGATTTGGGTTGA
- a CDS encoding P-II family nitrogen regulator has product MKKIEAIVPTESFTLVKTALANTEIIDLTVSTVRNYNCQTKQVQGYQEYAPRYEPQLVEKQRFFLASYGIVMSAFATKQ; this is encoded by the coding sequence ATGAAAAAGATAGAAGCGATCGTTCCTACTGAGAGTTTTACTTTAGTTAAAACTGCTCTTGCCAATACCGAAATTATAGATCTGACAGTTTCAACAGTACGTAACTACAATTGCCAAACCAAACAAGTTCAAGGCTATCAAGAGTATGCTCCACGATATGAGCCACAGTTGGTTGAGAAGCAGAGATTTTTTTTGGCAAGCTACGGGATTGTGATGAGTGCATTTGCGACTAAACAGTAA
- a CDS encoding alpha/beta fold hydrolase — translation MSTANTQVNKPTIVFVHGAFAESSSWNGVLTRLIAKGYPTVAVANPLRGVKSDADYVASALKDINGPIVLVGHSYGGSVITNAVNGNRNVKALVYVAGFAPEAGETAIELSGRYPGSTLGPTLAPPVELPDGGKDLYIQQDKFHAQFAADVPANNAQLMASTQRPITEAALNEASGAPAWKSTPSWFIYGDRDLNIPPAALSFMAKRANSKETVVVNGASHVVMVSHSDAVAKLIARAATAP, via the coding sequence ATGAGTACTGCAAATACACAAGTCAACAAGCCCACGATCGTGTTCGTTCATGGTGCATTCGCCGAGTCTTCTAGTTGGAACGGTGTATTGACCAGGCTGATCGCGAAAGGGTATCCGACGGTTGCTGTGGCTAATCCTCTGCGCGGCGTTAAGAGCGACGCAGATTATGTTGCCAGCGCCCTTAAAGATATCAACGGACCCATCGTGCTGGTTGGGCATTCTTACGGAGGCTCGGTCATTACCAATGCCGTCAATGGTAACAGGAATGTGAAAGCACTGGTCTACGTTGCTGGCTTCGCTCCTGAGGCGGGCGAGACTGCCATTGAACTCTCAGGACGTTATCCGGGCAGCACACTCGGACCAACACTCGCGCCACCAGTTGAACTGCCAGATGGTGGTAAAGACCTCTACATTCAGCAGGACAAGTTCCACGCCCAGTTTGCTGCGGATGTGCCCGCTAACAACGCGCAACTGATGGCTAGCACCCAGCGCCCGATTACGGAAGCCGCGCTGAACGAAGCCTCCGGTGCGCCCGCATGGAAATCTACCCCGTCCTGGTTTATTTATGGCGATCGCGACTTGAACATTCCTCCAGCGGCACTGTCTTTCATGGCGAAGCGGGCTAACTCAAAGGAGACCGTTGTTGTGAATGGCGCGTCCCATGTCGTGATGGTTTCCCATTCAGATGCCGTTGCCAAGCTCATCGCTCGTGCTGCAACCGCGCCATAG
- a CDS encoding phthiocerol/phthiodiolone dimycocerosyl transferase family protein, which yields MLAGSLTPEATGELISRCRQEQTSVHAAICAAFLLAIARQSNSKQQQTLKCLTPIDLQRRFMSVTDTQFSLYISAAMTSHALTPNTSVWAVAQSVKQQLNSAMEPDRVMAAIQQTQAWMSANPSAIQVWQGFIEQYGGDITVTNLGRLAIPQQFGQLQLRGIYGPSVMPSRDDGRLLGVATVGERLCFTLVYPESVLSPAAATQLQQEAMQLLHTAIASTSGHL from the coding sequence TTGCTAGCTGGTTCGCTTACCCCAGAGGCGACAGGTGAGTTAATTTCCCGTTGTCGGCAAGAACAAACTAGCGTCCATGCTGCTATTTGTGCTGCATTTCTCTTAGCGATCGCCCGTCAATCTAATTCAAAACAACAGCAGACTCTCAAATGCTTAACCCCGATCGATCTCCAACGGCGTTTCATGTCTGTAACTGATACACAGTTTAGTCTTTACATTAGCGCAGCAATGACTTCGCACGCTTTAACTCCTAATACAAGCGTGTGGGCAGTGGCTCAGTCAGTCAAACAACAATTAAACTCTGCAATGGAACCCGATCGGGTCATGGCAGCAATCCAGCAAACTCAAGCGTGGATGTCTGCGAATCCCAGTGCAATTCAGGTTTGGCAAGGATTTATCGAACAATACGGTGGCGACATTACAGTTACCAATCTCGGACGCTTAGCAATCCCACAACAGTTTGGGCAACTTCAACTGCGGGGGATCTATGGACCCTCTGTAATGCCCAGCAGAGATGACGGTCGCCTGTTAGGAGTTGCAACGGTAGGCGAACGGCTCTGTTTTACGCTCGTTTATCCAGAGTCAGTCCTATCCCCAGCGGCAGCCACTCAACTGCAACAGGAAGCAATGCAGTTGCTTCATACCGCGATCGCGTCAACTTCTGGGCATTTGTAG
- a CDS encoding IS701 family transposase, protein MKDQVPAAMPQCFENWCRRFDDVFSRQKQRQEFRVYLGGLLGESQRKNLSQLVTNTVDGSYNSLRHFLNNAPWDEVKLNNRRLEVMHQCRQTTPSQGFTLIVDDSGHRKSGAATDGVGRQYIGEIGKTDNGIVLLTTYLYDGVRRLPLDVALYQHASLFEQGKADPNFQKKPDLALDLVDQCLKRGYRPGVTVIDAGYGNNTPFLKQLESRNLTYVAAIAKNRQVTAQTSGDESARKQGLEAIAQTLAVEQFTPVQLNLEQPRTVWVALLPVHVPKLEGTRWLAIQLNASSFEQATEVDYFLTNASDNQVSAAWVAQTYSARNWVEVFYREAKGWLGLSEYQVRDALSMKRHWVLVFIAYTFILWHQLTGGFRRRWATKPLQTFAEALEAFRTAVEFRLVRWLNEHVDVFASHRAKFGYIWA, encoded by the coding sequence GTGAAAGATCAAGTACCAGCAGCGATGCCGCAGTGCTTTGAGAACTGGTGTCGTCGGTTTGATGATGTATTTTCGCGTCAGAAGCAGCGGCAGGAATTTCGTGTTTATCTAGGGGGACTGCTGGGTGAGAGTCAGCGCAAAAACCTGAGCCAACTGGTCACAAATACAGTAGATGGCTCCTACAACAGCCTCAGACATTTTCTCAACAATGCCCCTTGGGATGAAGTCAAGCTAAATAATCGGCGGTTGGAGGTGATGCACCAGTGTCGCCAGACGACCCCGAGTCAAGGTTTCACATTGATTGTAGATGATTCGGGACATCGCAAAAGTGGTGCGGCTACTGATGGGGTAGGACGGCAGTACATTGGGGAGATTGGCAAGACTGACAATGGTATTGTGCTGCTGACTACCTACTTGTATGATGGAGTGCGACGTCTGCCGTTAGATGTTGCACTCTATCAACACGCAAGTTTATTCGAGCAAGGCAAGGCAGACCCCAACTTCCAGAAAAAACCTGACCTGGCTCTAGACTTGGTTGACCAATGCTTGAAGCGCGGTTATCGACCGGGTGTGACTGTAATTGATGCAGGCTACGGTAATAACACGCCTTTTCTCAAGCAGTTGGAGTCGAGAAACCTAACTTACGTGGCAGCAATCGCCAAAAACCGCCAAGTTACTGCTCAAACATCAGGTGATGAGTCTGCTCGTAAGCAGGGATTAGAAGCTATTGCTCAAACCTTGGCAGTGGAGCAGTTCACACCTGTGCAACTCAATCTGGAGCAGCCCCGGACAGTTTGGGTGGCGCTGTTACCAGTTCACGTTCCGAAGCTCGAAGGCACTCGCTGGCTGGCGATTCAACTCAATGCCTCTAGTTTCGAGCAAGCGACGGAGGTGGATTACTTTCTCACCAATGCCTCTGACAACCAAGTCAGTGCGGCTTGGGTAGCTCAAACATATTCTGCTCGCAACTGGGTGGAGGTCTTCTATCGAGAAGCCAAGGGCTGGTTGGGTTTGAGTGAGTATCAAGTTCGGGATGCTCTGAGTATGAAGCGTCATTGGGTTTTAGTGTTCATCGCTTACACCTTCATCCTTTGGCATCAGTTGACCGGCGGATTCCGCAGACGTTGGGCAACCAAACCCTTACAAACCTTTGCCGAAGCATTGGAGGCATTCCGCACCGCAGTCGAGTTTCGTTTGGTCCGCTGGCTTAATGAGCATGTTGATGTATTTGCCTCTCACAGAGCTAAGTTCGGCTATATTTGGGCTTAG